A single region of the Pseudomonas sp. VD-NE ins genome encodes:
- the rpoC gene encoding DNA-directed RNA polymerase subunit beta' → MKDLLNLLKNQGQVEEFDAIRIGLASPEMIRSWSFGEVKKPETINYRTFKPERDGLFCAKIFGPVKDYECLCGKYKRLKHRGVICEKCGVEVALAKVRRERMAHIELASPVAHIWFLKSLPSRIGLLMDMTLRDIERVLYFESYVVIDPGMTTLEKGQLLNDEQYFEALEEFGDDFDARMGAEAVRELLHAIDLEHEIGRLREEIPQTNSETKIKKLSKRLKLMEAFQGSGNLPEWMVLTVLPVLPPDLRPLVPLDGGRFATSDLNDLYRRVINRNNRLKRLLDLSAPDIIVRNEKRMLQEAVDALLDNGRRGRAITGSNKRPLKSLADMIKGKQGRFRQNLLGKRVDYSGRSVITVGPTLRLHQCGLPKKMALELFKPFIFGKLEMRGLATTIKAAKKMVERELPEVWDVLAEVIREHPVLLNRAPTLHRLGIQAFEPVLIEGKAIQLHPLVCAAYNADFDGDQMAVHVPLTLEAQLEARALMMSTNNILSPANGEPIIVPSQDVVLGLYYMTREAINAKGEGRVFADLQEVDRVFRAGEAALHAKVKVRINETVNDRDGNSVSGTRIVDTTVGRALLFQVVPKGLSYDVVNLPMKKKAISKLINQCYRVVGLKETVIFADQLMYTGFAYSTISGVSIGVNDFVIPDEKARIIGAATDEVKEIESQYASGLVTQGEKYNKVIDLWSKANDEVSKAMMANLSKEKVIDRHGVEVDQESFNSMYMMADSGARGSAAQIRQLAGMRGLMAKPDGSIIETPITANFREGLSVLQYFISTHGARKGLADTALKTANSGYLTRRLVDVAQDLVVTEIDCGTEHGLLMTPHIEGGDVVEPLGERVLGRVIARDVFKPGTEDVIVPAGTLVDEKWVEFIELNSIDEVIVRSPISCETRYGICAKCYGRDLARGHQVNIGEAVGVIAAQSIGEPGTQLTMRTFHIGGAASRTSAADSVQVKNGGTVRLHNLKHVERVDGHLVAVSRSGELAIADDFGRERERYKLPYGAVISVKEGDKVDAGAIVAKWDPHTHPIVTEMKGTVTYVGMEEGITIKRQTDELTGMTNIEVLDAKDRPAAGKEIRPAVKMVDDNGKDLLLPGTDVIAQYFLPANALVGVADGAKIAIGDVIARIPQETSKTRDITGGLPRVADLFEARRPKEASILAEVSGTIAFGKETKGKRRLVITPNDGSDPYEELIPKWRHLNVFEGEQVNRGEVISDGPSDPHDILRLLGVSALAKYIVNEIQDVYRLQGVKINDKHIETILRQMLRKVEIAESGDSSFIKGDQMELTHVLVENERLGGEDKFVSKYTRVLLGITKASLSTESFISAASFQETTRVLTEAAVTGKRDYLRGLKENVVVGRLIPAGTGLAYHSERKRRRDADKPLRVSASEVEAALTEALNSSGN, encoded by the coding sequence TTGAAAGACCTACTGAATTTGCTGAAAAACCAGGGTCAAGTCGAAGAGTTCGACGCCATCCGTATCGGATTGGCCTCGCCTGAGATGATCCGCTCATGGTCGTTCGGTGAAGTTAAAAAGCCGGAAACCATCAACTACCGTACGTTCAAACCTGAGCGTGACGGTCTGTTCTGCGCCAAGATCTTTGGCCCGGTAAAGGATTACGAGTGCCTGTGCGGTAAGTACAAGCGCTTGAAGCACCGTGGTGTGATCTGCGAGAAGTGCGGCGTTGAAGTTGCACTGGCCAAGGTTCGTCGTGAGCGCATGGCGCACATCGAACTGGCTTCGCCGGTTGCCCACATCTGGTTCCTGAAATCGCTGCCGTCCCGTATCGGCTTGCTGATGGACATGACCCTGCGTGATATCGAACGCGTTCTCTACTTCGAGAGCTATGTCGTTATCGATCCAGGCATGACCACCCTTGAAAAAGGTCAGCTGCTGAACGACGAGCAGTACTTCGAAGCGCTGGAAGAGTTCGGTGACGACTTTGATGCCCGTATGGGTGCTGAAGCTGTCCGTGAACTGCTGCACGCTATCGACCTGGAACACGAGATTGGCCGTCTGCGTGAAGAAATTCCGCAAACCAACTCCGAAACCAAGATCAAGAAGCTGTCCAAGCGTCTGAAGTTGATGGAAGCCTTCCAGGGTTCCGGCAACCTGCCAGAATGGATGGTGCTGACCGTTCTGCCGGTTCTGCCGCCAGATCTGCGTCCACTGGTCCCGCTGGACGGCGGTCGTTTCGCGACTTCCGACCTCAACGATCTGTATCGTCGAGTGATCAACCGTAACAACCGTTTGAAGCGCCTGCTGGATCTGTCCGCTCCGGACATCATCGTGCGCAACGAAAAGCGTATGTTGCAGGAAGCTGTCGATGCTCTGCTCGACAACGGTCGTCGTGGCCGCGCTATCACAGGTTCGAACAAGCGTCCTCTGAAATCCCTGGCTGACATGATCAAGGGTAAGCAGGGTCGTTTCCGTCAGAACTTGCTCGGTAAGCGTGTTGACTACTCCGGTCGTTCGGTAATTACCGTAGGTCCGACCCTGCGTCTGCACCAGTGCGGTCTGCCGAAGAAGATGGCTCTCGAGCTGTTCAAACCGTTCATTTTCGGCAAGCTCGAAATGCGTGGTCTCGCGACCACCATCAAAGCGGCCAAGAAAATGGTCGAGCGCGAACTGCCAGAGGTTTGGGACGTTCTCGCTGAAGTGATTCGCGAACACCCGGTTCTTCTCAACCGTGCACCGACCCTTCACCGTCTGGGTATCCAGGCGTTTGAACCGGTACTGATCGAAGGTAAGGCTATCCAGCTGCACCCGCTGGTCTGCGCCGCGTACAACGCCGACTTCGACGGCGACCAAATGGCCGTGCACGTACCGCTGACACTGGAAGCCCAGTTGGAAGCGCGCGCGTTGATGATGTCGACCAACAACATTCTGTCGCCAGCCAACGGTGAGCCAATCATCGTTCCGTCGCAGGACGTTGTATTGGGTCTGTACTACATGACTCGTGAAGCGATCAACGCCAAAGGCGAAGGTCGTGTGTTCGCGGATCTGCAGGAAGTTGACCGTGTGTTCCGTGCCGGCGAAGCCGCACTGCACGCCAAGGTTAAAGTTCGTATCAACGAAACCGTCAACGACCGTGACGGCAACAGCGTGAGCGGTACCCGTATCGTCGACACCACTGTCGGCCGTGCGCTGCTGTTCCAGGTTGTGCCAAAAGGTCTGTCGTACGACGTCGTCAACCTGCCGATGAAGAAAAAGGCGATCTCCAAGCTGATCAACCAGTGCTACCGCGTGGTTGGTTTGAAAGAGACCGTAATCTTCGCTGACCAGTTGATGTACACCGGTTTCGCTTACTCGACCATCTCCGGCGTTTCCATCGGTGTTAACGACTTCGTTATCCCGGATGAAAAAGCCCGCATCATCGGTGCTGCCACCGACGAAGTGAAAGAGATCGAGAGCCAGTACGCCTCCGGCCTGGTAACCCAGGGCGAGAAGTACAACAAAGTGATCGACCTTTGGTCGAAGGCGAACGACGAAGTTTCCAAGGCGATGATGGCCAACCTCTCGAAAGAGAAGGTTATCGACCGTCATGGCGTTGAAGTCGATCAAGAGTCTTTCAACTCGATGTACATGATGGCCGACTCGGGTGCGCGGGGTTCCGCAGCACAGATTCGTCAACTGGCCGGTATGCGTGGTCTGATGGCCAAGCCGGACGGTTCCATCATTGAAACGCCGATTACTGCGAACTTCCGTGAAGGTTTGAGCGTACTTCAGTACTTCATCTCGACTCACGGTGCTCGTAAAGGTCTGGCGGATACCGCGTTGAAAACTGCGAACTCCGGTTACCTGACTCGTCGTCTGGTAGACGTGGCGCAGGATCTGGTTGTAACCGAGATCGATTGCGGCACCGAACACGGTCTGCTGATGACTCCGCACATTGAAGGCGGTGACGTTGTAGAGCCGTTGGGTGAACGCGTATTGGGTCGTGTTATTGCCCGTGACGTATTCAAGCCAGGCACCGAGGACGTTATCGTTCCGGCCGGTACTCTGGTAGACGAGAAGTGGGTTGAATTCATCGAGCTGAACAGCATCGACGAAGTGATCGTGCGTTCGCCGATCAGCTGCGAAACCCGCTATGGCATTTGCGCCAAGTGCTACGGCCGCGATCTGGCTCGTGGTCACCAGGTGAACATCGGTGAAGCGGTCGGCGTTATCGCTGCCCAGTCCATCGGTGAGCCGGGTACCCAGCTGACGATGCGTACGTTCCACATCGGTGGTGCGGCAAGCCGTACTTCCGCAGCCGACAGCGTTCAGGTGAAGAATGGCGGTACCGTCCGTCTGCACAACCTGAAGCATGTTGAGCGAGTGGATGGTCACTTGGTTGCTGTGTCCCGTTCCGGTGAGCTGGCTATCGCTGACGACTTCGGTCGTGAGCGCGAGCGTTACAAGCTGCCGTACGGTGCTGTGATTTCGGTTAAAGAAGGTGACAAGGTCGACGCTGGCGCAATCGTGGCCAAGTGGGATCCGCACACTCACCCAATCGTTACCGAAATGAAAGGTACCGTGACCTACGTGGGCATGGAAGAAGGCATCACGATCAAGCGTCAGACTGACGAATTGACCGGTATGACCAACATTGAAGTACTCGACGCGAAAGATCGTCCAGCTGCGGGCAAAGAAATTCGCCCAGCAGTGAAGATGGTTGACGACAACGGCAAGGATCTGTTGCTGCCAGGCACTGACGTTATCGCTCAGTACTTCCTGCCAGCCAACGCCCTGGTCGGTGTGGCTGACGGTGCGAAGATCGCGATCGGTGATGTTATCGCGCGTATCCCACAAGAAACTTCGAAGACTCGCGACATCACCGGTGGTCTGCCGCGTGTTGCCGACTTGTTCGAAGCCCGTCGTCCGAAAGAAGCCTCGATTCTGGCTGAAGTCAGCGGCACCATCGCGTTCGGTAAAGAGACCAAAGGCAAGCGCCGTCTGGTTATTACCCCGAACGACGGTAGCGATCCGTACGAAGAGCTGATTCCGAAGTGGCGTCACCTGAACGTGTTCGAAGGCGAACAGGTAAACCGCGGCGAAGTTATCTCCGACGGTCCAAGCGATCCGCACGACATCCTGCGTCTGCTGGGTGTAAGCGCGCTGGCCAAGTACATCGTTAACGAGATCCAGGACGTTTACCGTCTGCAAGGCGTGAAGATCAACGATAAGCACATCGAGACCATCCTGCGTCAGATGCTGCGTAAAGTTGAAATCGCTGAATCCGGCGATTCGAGTTTCATCAAGGGCGACCAGATGGAACTGACTCACGTACTGGTAGAGAACGAGCGTCTGGGCGGCGAAGACAAGTTCGTCTCCAAGTACACTCGCGTTCTGCTGGGTATCACCAAGGCGTCGTTGTCGACCGAATCGTTCATCTCGGCGGCTTCCTTCCAGGAAACCACCCGCGTACTGACCGAAGCGGCAGTCACCGGCAAGCGCGATTACCTGCGCGGCCTGAAAGAAAACGTAGTCGTGGGTCGTCTGATCCCGGCTGGTACCGGTCTGGCTTATCACAGCGAGCGCAAGCGTCGTCGTGATGCTGACAAACCGTTGCGCGTAAGCGCCAGTGAAGTGGAAGCTGCACTGACCGAAGCGCTGAACTCGAGCGGTAACTGA